In one Moritella sp. 5 genomic region, the following are encoded:
- the polA gene encoding DNA polymerase I — protein MSTIPSNPLVLVDGSSYLFRAYHSPPHLTNAEGMATGAVYGVVNMLKSLLTQFSPSHIAVVFDAKGPTFRNEMYPDYKAHRPPMPDDLRCQIEPVHNAVKALGLPLICISGVEADDVIGTIAKQASAEGRAVLISTGDKDMAQLVDNNVTLINTMTDTVLDPQGVKDKFGVPPELIIDLLGLMGDAADNIPGVPGVGEKTALGLLQGLGSIKDIYNNLDAIAPLGFRGSKTLAKKMIEHKDNAEISYALATIKLDVETGVSLDDLAIAETDTDALAELYQQMGFKRWLAALVGGADATKHVYAGKAAKSSSAASESDSNDVIAPCTIDRSNYETILTQTDFDRWLEKLQKADLFAFDTETTSLNYIQAELVGLSFAVAEGEAAYLPVAHDYLDAPEQLDRDHVLASLKVLLEDSNAKKVGQNLKYDKSVLANYGINLAGIAYDTMIESYVYNSIATRHDMDSLADKYLDHKTISFEEIAGKGKKQLTFNQIELEQASPYAAEDADVTLRLHNVLWAKLEAEPSLVTLFNEVELPLVSILSGVERQGVLIEKSKLDAQSVELGTRMLELEAKAHEIAEQPFNLSSPKQLQEILFVKMELPVIKKTPKGAPSTAEEVLQELALNYPLPKLILEYRSLSKLKSTYTDKLPTLIEEKTGRVHTSYHQAVTATGRLSSSDPNLQNIPVRAGEGRRIRQAFIPEAGYKYVAVDYSQIELRIMAHLSQDKGLLTAFSEGKDIHRATASEVFSVELDDVTSDQRRSAKAINFGLIYGMSAFGLGRQLNIPQKEAKQYMARYFERYPGVLTYMDETRKVAKDKGYVETLSGRRLYLPEINARNKMRQMAAERAAINAPMQGTASDIIKKAMINVAGWIETVEADSIRMLMQVHDELVFEIKEEHVDDYVVNIKALMAAAMSLDVPLLAEAGVGDNWDEAH, from the coding sequence ATGTCTACGATCCCCAGCAATCCCCTCGTGCTTGTCGATGGCTCTTCGTATTTGTTCCGTGCTTACCATTCACCTCCGCATTTGACCAATGCTGAAGGTATGGCGACGGGTGCTGTGTATGGTGTCGTTAACATGTTAAAGAGCTTATTAACACAGTTTAGTCCCAGTCATATCGCGGTTGTTTTCGATGCCAAAGGTCCTACATTTCGAAATGAAATGTACCCAGATTATAAAGCGCATCGTCCACCAATGCCGGATGATCTACGTTGTCAGATCGAACCTGTACATAACGCTGTTAAAGCACTTGGTTTACCCTTGATCTGTATTTCGGGTGTTGAAGCCGATGACGTGATCGGTACGATCGCCAAGCAAGCGAGTGCAGAAGGTCGTGCTGTATTGATCAGTACTGGTGATAAAGATATGGCACAGTTGGTTGATAATAATGTCACGCTGATCAACACCATGACGGATACGGTATTGGATCCACAGGGTGTTAAAGATAAATTTGGTGTACCACCAGAGTTGATCATTGATCTGCTCGGGCTTATGGGTGATGCTGCCGATAATATTCCGGGTGTGCCTGGTGTTGGTGAGAAAACAGCGTTAGGTCTGCTGCAGGGATTAGGCAGCATTAAAGATATCTACAATAACTTAGACGCTATTGCCCCTTTAGGTTTCCGTGGTTCGAAAACTCTCGCTAAAAAGATGATCGAGCATAAAGATAATGCTGAAATTTCTTATGCATTAGCGACGATAAAATTGGATGTTGAAACTGGTGTAAGCCTTGATGATTTGGCTATTGCAGAAACAGATACCGATGCATTGGCTGAGTTATACCAGCAGATGGGCTTTAAACGTTGGTTAGCGGCGTTAGTAGGTGGTGCTGATGCAACTAAACATGTGTATGCGGGTAAAGCAGCAAAATCGAGTTCAGCGGCCAGTGAGTCTGACAGTAATGACGTTATAGCCCCTTGTACAATTGATCGCAGCAATTATGAAACTATTTTAACGCAAACAGATTTTGATCGCTGGTTAGAGAAGTTACAAAAAGCCGATCTGTTTGCATTCGATACTGAAACCACGAGTCTTAATTATATACAAGCTGAGTTAGTGGGACTGTCATTTGCAGTTGCAGAAGGCGAAGCCGCTTATTTGCCGGTTGCGCATGACTATTTAGATGCGCCGGAGCAGTTAGACCGTGATCATGTATTAGCGTCATTAAAAGTACTACTCGAAGACAGTAATGCAAAAAAAGTTGGTCAAAATTTAAAATACGACAAATCAGTGTTAGCAAACTACGGCATTAACCTCGCAGGTATTGCTTATGACACCATGATTGAATCGTACGTTTATAACAGTATCGCGACGCGTCATGATATGGACAGTTTAGCGGATAAATACTTAGATCATAAAACCATTAGCTTTGAAGAGATCGCAGGTAAAGGTAAAAAGCAATTAACCTTTAACCAGATTGAATTAGAGCAAGCATCACCATATGCAGCTGAAGATGCTGATGTTACGCTACGTTTACATAATGTACTGTGGGCGAAACTTGAAGCTGAGCCATCGTTAGTTACTTTATTTAACGAGGTTGAATTACCACTCGTTAGCATTTTGTCTGGTGTTGAGCGCCAAGGTGTATTGATTGAGAAATCAAAACTTGATGCGCAAAGTGTTGAACTTGGCACTCGCATGTTGGAGCTAGAAGCTAAAGCCCACGAAATTGCTGAGCAACCATTTAACCTGAGTTCGCCAAAACAGTTGCAAGAAATTCTATTTGTAAAAATGGAACTACCAGTCATTAAGAAAACGCCAAAAGGCGCACCGTCGACAGCTGAAGAAGTGTTACAAGAACTGGCACTTAATTATCCATTACCAAAATTGATTTTAGAATACCGTAGTTTAAGTAAGTTAAAATCAACGTATACGGATAAGTTACCAACCTTGATTGAAGAAAAAACCGGGCGTGTGCATACGTCTTATCATCAAGCTGTTACCGCCACAGGTCGTTTGTCTTCGAGCGATCCAAATCTACAGAATATTCCAGTACGTGCGGGTGAAGGTCGACGTATCCGTCAGGCATTTATTCCAGAAGCGGGCTATAAATATGTGGCAGTGGATTATAGCCAAATTGAATTACGTATTATGGCGCATTTATCACAAGATAAAGGGCTGCTAACAGCGTTCTCGGAAGGTAAAGATATTCACCGCGCGACGGCTTCAGAAGTATTTTCTGTTGAACTTGACGACGTTACGAGTGATCAACGTCGTAGTGCTAAAGCGATTAACTTCGGGCTTATTTATGGGATGAGTGCATTCGGTTTAGGCCGTCAGTTAAATATTCCACAAAAAGAAGCCAAGCAATACATGGCGCGCTATTTTGAACGTTACCCTGGTGTATTAACGTATATGGATGAAACGCGTAAAGTGGCTAAAGATAAGGGCTATGTTGAAACCTTATCGGGGCGTCGTTTATACCTACCTGAAATTAATGCGCGTAATAAAATGCGTCAAATGGCGGCTGAACGTGCGGCGATTAACGCGCCAATGCAAGGGACAGCATCAGATATTATCAAGAAGGCTATGATTAATGTTGCAGGTTGGATTGAGACTGTAGAAGCTGACTCTATTCGTATGCTTATGCAAGTTCACGATGAATTGGTATTCGAGATAAAAGAAGAACATGTGGACGACTACGTTGTTAATATCAAAGCGTTGATGGCGGCGGCAATGTCATTGGATGTACCACTACTTGCGGAAGCTGGTGTGGGTGATAACTGGGATGAAGCGCACTAA
- a CDS encoding 1-acyl-sn-glycerol-3-phosphate acyltransferase, with product MATDVGLYDDIRPFNDNEIASVVERLVNDNEFITAIAHFQFPRLIKHFSWVIFPMIRMALRRKCRKITSVSEIQHEVIAYMEKMIATTTTQVTFDGIEKLDKNKNYLFISNHRDIAMDPAFVNWGLHQYGHDTVRIAIGDNLLKKPFVSDLMRLNKSFIVKRSAKGVREMIAAFKSLSGYIAHSIQTEQQSIWIAQKEGRAKDGNDQTDPAILKMMYMHGKGQKISFPEYMKSLNIVPVTISYEYDPNDAAKANELSELATAGEYNKTEFEDIDSIVQGIVGFKGHVNVTFGDVIADDLTDAIELAERIDQTIDNNYYLHGTNLLAAEQLHTSTEYKQAASKVTAEQRAKFTAHLQAIPTKLHTVVLSGYAKSVEKQLAIAD from the coding sequence ATGGCAACAGACGTGGGTTTATACGATGATATTCGTCCTTTTAATGATAACGAAATAGCAAGTGTTGTTGAACGCTTAGTTAACGATAACGAATTTATTACTGCGATCGCGCACTTTCAGTTTCCGCGCTTGATTAAACATTTTAGTTGGGTGATATTCCCAATGATCCGTATGGCGTTACGCCGTAAATGTCGAAAAATCACGAGTGTGAGTGAAATTCAGCACGAAGTGATCGCTTATATGGAAAAAATGATAGCGACCACAACGACTCAAGTTACCTTTGACGGTATAGAGAAGTTGGATAAAAATAAAAATTATTTATTTATTTCGAATCACCGCGATATCGCGATGGACCCAGCATTTGTGAACTGGGGATTACATCAATATGGTCATGATACAGTGCGTATTGCAATTGGTGATAATTTATTGAAAAAGCCATTTGTATCCGATTTGATGCGTTTGAATAAAAGTTTTATTGTGAAACGTTCAGCGAAAGGTGTACGTGAGATGATCGCGGCATTTAAATCATTATCTGGTTATATTGCCCATTCAATCCAAACTGAGCAACAGTCGATTTGGATTGCGCAAAAAGAAGGCCGTGCTAAAGACGGTAATGATCAGACTGACCCTGCAATTTTAAAAATGATGTATATGCATGGCAAAGGTCAGAAAATTAGTTTTCCTGAATACATGAAATCATTAAATATCGTGCCGGTGACTATCTCTTATGAATATGATCCAAACGATGCAGCTAAGGCGAATGAACTTTCAGAATTAGCGACAGCGGGTGAGTACAATAAAACTGAATTTGAAGATATTGATAGTATTGTTCAAGGTATTGTTGGCTTTAAAGGTCATGTGAATGTGACTTTTGGTGATGTCATTGCTGATGATCTTACCGATGCGATTGAATTGGCCGAGCGTATTGATCAGACCATCGATAATAATTATTACTTGCATGGGACTAATTTATTAGCGGCAGAGCAACTACATACCAGTACTGAGTATAAGCAGGCTGCAAGTAAAGTCACTGCTGAGCAACGCGCTAAATTTACTGCTCATTTACAAGCGATACCGACTAAGCTACATACTGTAGTGTTATCTGGGTATGCAAAATCAGTAGAGAAGCAGTTAGCGATCGCAGATTAA
- a CDS encoding 7-cyano-7-deazaguanine/7-aminomethyl-7-deazaguanine transporter: protein MRELTAMQTRQALICLSCFHILVISASNYLVQLPINIFGFHTTWGAFTFPFIFLATDLTIRVFGAGMAKRIIAQVMLPALLISYVLSVVFFDGSYQGVAGLSEFNSFVGRIALASFSAYLFGQALDIVVFNRLRQLKTWWVAPVVSTVFGNLIDTVIFFFIAFYQSVDPFMAANWVEIATVDYGFKLLISLVIFLPLYGILLTKLAGVITFETNANNNLSSVKLN, encoded by the coding sequence ATGCGTGAATTAACTGCAATGCAGACGCGTCAAGCGTTGATCTGTCTCTCTTGTTTTCATATTTTGGTGATCTCGGCGAGCAACTATCTAGTCCAACTTCCTATCAATATTTTTGGCTTCCATACTACATGGGGTGCTTTTACGTTTCCGTTTATTTTTCTGGCGACGGATCTAACCATTCGTGTATTTGGTGCTGGTATGGCTAAGCGCATCATTGCGCAAGTTATGTTACCCGCGTTATTGATTTCATATGTTCTGTCTGTCGTATTTTTTGATGGTAGTTATCAAGGAGTTGCAGGGCTAAGTGAGTTTAATAGTTTTGTGGGGCGTATTGCTCTCGCAAGTTTTTCGGCTTACTTATTCGGTCAGGCTCTTGATATTGTTGTTTTTAATCGTTTAAGACAATTGAAAACATGGTGGGTTGCGCCAGTAGTATCAACGGTATTTGGTAATTTAATCGATACCGTTATTTTCTTCTTTATCGCGTTTTATCAAAGTGTTGATCCATTTATGGCGGCTAATTGGGTTGAAATTGCCACGGTAGATTATGGGTTTAAATTGCTCATTAGTTTAGTTATATTTTTACCTCTTTATGGTATTTTATTAACTAAGCTAGCGGGTGTTATTACATTTGAAACAAATGCGAACAATAACCTCTCCTCTGTAAAATTAAATTAA
- a CDS encoding DUF3149 domain-containing protein — protein MEIWTKLLSDLFSDTVGIASISVIALTFIIVSVLISMFIVKSR, from the coding sequence ATGGAAATTTGGACTAAACTTTTAAGCGATCTTTTTTCTGACACGGTCGGCATTGCCTCCATTAGTGTCATCGCCCTCACCTTTATTATTGTCAGTGTACTTATCAGTATGTTTATTGTGAAGAGTCGATAA